The proteins below come from a single Stomoxys calcitrans chromosome 1, idStoCalc2.1, whole genome shotgun sequence genomic window:
- the LOC106095011 gene encoding putative nuclease HARBI1 isoform X1 has product MYISVAVYFLKKKEEEIPRRHLRDTANVLEMPTNQFVANFRVSKDIFLMLLDTFQDKWSPMVRSTYIRPDIKLATFLRFLATGSYQSTVGNEIISSASKSSVCRIIRECLQLFENWICGKWIKTPTQEEEQDTMASFFEKTGFPGIIGCVDGTHVRFKGPGNDVKHLYYNRKGYYSINAMVICDHNMKIICVDGRHPGANHDAFIWEASTADLKLQNDFDRGKRNFWILGDGGYKLKPFLMTPYRNPRDLAETRYNRKHASARNVVERCFGLLKNRFRCIIGSRGLHYSPEKATQIINACCALHNMCITYKCIEEPTDPYINPDITMPNTEESVQEEDDRAICIRRNIAINL; this is encoded by the exons atgtatatttcggtGGCagtatattttttgaaaaaaaaagaagaggaAATTCCTCGTAGACATTTGCGTGACACCGCAAATGTTCTGGAAATGCCAACAAACCA GTTTGTAGCTAATTTTCGGGTGTCTAAAGATATATTTTTGATGCTGCTAGACACTTTTCAGGATAAATGGTCACCGATGGTACGTAGCACATATATACGGCCAGATATAAAACTGGCCACTTTTTTGAGGTTTTTGGCTACTGGAAGCTACCAAAGCACAGTAGGCAATGAAATTATTTCATCCGCCTCAAAATCATCCGTTTGCCGTATAATTCGTGAGTGTCTCCAATTGTTTGAAAATTGGATTTGCGGCAAATGGATAAAAACACCTACTCAGGAAGAGGAGCAAGACACCATGGCgtcatttttcgaaaaaacagGATTTCCAGGAATTATAGGATGTGTTGATGGAACCCACGTTCGATTTAAGGGGCCTGGAAATGACGTCAAACATTTGTACTATAATAGAAAAGGGTATTATAGTATTAATGCCATGGTG ATCTGTGACCACAACATGAAAATTATTTGTGTTGATGGCCGTCATCCTGGCGCAAACCATGACGCTTTTATATGGGAAGCAAGCACCGCAGACCTCAAATTGCAAAATGATTTTGATCGGGGAAAGCGGAACTTTTGGATTCTTG GAGATGGAGGCTATAAGCTGAAGCCATTTTTAATGACACCATACAGGAATCCAAGGGATCTGGCCGAAACACGTTACAACAGAAAGCATGCCAGTGCTAGAAATGTTGTTGAACGATGTTTCGGTCTATTAAAAAACAGATTTCGATGCATTATTGGCTCGCGGGGATTGCACTACTCTCCTGAGAAGGCAACCCAAATAATAAACGCATGTTGTGCTTTACACAACATGTGTATAACATACAAATGCATCGAAGAGCCAACGGACCCCTACATAAACCCAGATATAACGATGCCTAATACCGAAGAAAGTGTGCAAGAAGAAGATGACAGAGCAATATGTATaagaagaaatattgcaattaattTATAG
- the LOC131997095 gene encoding spore coat protein SP96-like, translating into MEKKIVKKSTPQQLQELVKAMMEDSDLAKGIPVFGGSKYTVDEKWKTITTKLNMHGPPMRTTAEWRKTWADLKSRTKKKLMDNKKSLEATGGGEYAFCALTELEEMVDRAISATRSAVPTGAKYGFCSQQPIMVEEDIVECFTPYVASPPRSNKDVAVNTPKRNGVPDCSKKNYQVVPTNYSLYTSGMATTITDTTAPSSTPAATTVPYSTARPSTAPFSTAPSSAAPSSAAPSSAAPSSAAPSSAAPSSAAPSSAAPSRTASYSTAPFSTASFSTAPSNTVPSSTAPSNSAAATMAKKRRMEYEIPSSSAKNSKQEEPTYLIKKQLQIAETTAGIMEKIVAAIDAQTDVFKEVIIEWQKNK; encoded by the exons atggaaaagaaaat CGTAAAAAAATCTACACCCCAGCAGCTACAAGAGCTGGTCAAAGCCATGATGGAGGATTCGGATTTGGCCAAGGGTATTCCAGTATTTGGAGGGTCCAAATATACAGTGGATGAGAAGTGGAAAACCATTACCACAAAATTAAATATGCATGGCCCTCCTATGCGTACCACAGCCGAGTGGAGAAAG acTTGGGCGGACTTAAAATCGCGCACCAAAAAGAAACTGATGGATAATAAAAAGAGCTTGGAAGCTACAGGTGGTGGCGAATATGCTTTCTGTGCCCTAACAGAATTGGAGGAGATGGTAGACCGTGCTATATCAGCCACTAGATCTGCGGTTCCGACCGGTGCTAAGTACGGCTTTTGTTCTCAACAACCCATAATGGTTGAAGAAGACATTGTAGAGTGCTTCACACCTTATGTAGCGTCACCGCCGCGTAGCAACAAAGATGTGGCTGTAAATACGCCAAAAAGAAACGGGGTACCTGATtgtagtaaaaaaaattatcaggtTGTGCCCACAAACTACAGTTTATACACAAGCGGAATGGCTACCACTATTACAGATACCACCGCCCCATCTAGCACCCCCGCAGCTACCACCGTCCCATATAGCACCGCACGACCTAGTACCGCCCCATTCAGTACCGCCCCATCCAGCGCCGCCCCATCCAGCGCCGCCCCATCCAGCGCCGCCCCATCCAGCGCCGCCCCATCCAGCGCCGCCCCATCCAGCGCCGCCCCATCCAGCGCCGCCCCATCCAGAACCGCCTCATATAGCACCGCCCCATTTAGCACCGCCTCATTTAGCACCGCACCATCTAACACCGTCCCATCTAGCACTGCCCCATCTAACAGTGCCGCTGCTACTATGGCGAAGAAGCGGAGAATGGAGTATGAAATACCATCCAGTTCTGCAAAGAACAGTAAGCAAGAAGAACCAACTTATTTGATAAAAAAGCAACTGCAAATTGCAGAGACAACGGCTGGCATAATGGAAAAAATAGTTGCAGCCATTGACGCTCAAACTGATGTTTTCAAAGAAGTAATAATAGAATGGCAGAAAAATAAATAg
- the LOC106095011 gene encoding putative nuclease HARBI1 isoform X3, giving the protein MVRSTYIRPDIKLATFLRFLATGSYQSTVGNEIISSASKSSVCRIIRECLQLFENWICGKWIKTPTQEEEQDTMASFFEKTGFPGIIGCVDGTHVRFKGPGNDVKHLYYNRKGYYSINAMVICDHNMKIICVDGRHPGANHDAFIWEASTADLKLQNDFDRGKRNFWILGDGGYKLKPFLMTPYRNPRDLAETRYNRKHASARNVVERCFGLLKNRFRCIIGSRGLHYSPEKATQIINACCALHNMCITYKCIEEPTDPYINPDITMPNTEESVQEEDDRAICIRRNIAINL; this is encoded by the exons ATGGTACGTAGCACATATATACGGCCAGATATAAAACTGGCCACTTTTTTGAGGTTTTTGGCTACTGGAAGCTACCAAAGCACAGTAGGCAATGAAATTATTTCATCCGCCTCAAAATCATCCGTTTGCCGTATAATTCGTGAGTGTCTCCAATTGTTTGAAAATTGGATTTGCGGCAAATGGATAAAAACACCTACTCAGGAAGAGGAGCAAGACACCATGGCgtcatttttcgaaaaaacagGATTTCCAGGAATTATAGGATGTGTTGATGGAACCCACGTTCGATTTAAGGGGCCTGGAAATGACGTCAAACATTTGTACTATAATAGAAAAGGGTATTATAGTATTAATGCCATGGTG ATCTGTGACCACAACATGAAAATTATTTGTGTTGATGGCCGTCATCCTGGCGCAAACCATGACGCTTTTATATGGGAAGCAAGCACCGCAGACCTCAAATTGCAAAATGATTTTGATCGGGGAAAGCGGAACTTTTGGATTCTTG GAGATGGAGGCTATAAGCTGAAGCCATTTTTAATGACACCATACAGGAATCCAAGGGATCTGGCCGAAACACGTTACAACAGAAAGCATGCCAGTGCTAGAAATGTTGTTGAACGATGTTTCGGTCTATTAAAAAACAGATTTCGATGCATTATTGGCTCGCGGGGATTGCACTACTCTCCTGAGAAGGCAACCCAAATAATAAACGCATGTTGTGCTTTACACAACATGTGTATAACATACAAATGCATCGAAGAGCCAACGGACCCCTACATAAACCCAGATATAACGATGCCTAATACCGAAGAAAGTGTGCAAGAAGAAGATGACAGAGCAATATGTATaagaagaaatattgcaattaattTATAG
- the LOC106095011 gene encoding putative nuclease HARBI1 isoform X2, protein MLLDTFQDKWSPMVRSTYIRPDIKLATFLRFLATGSYQSTVGNEIISSASKSSVCRIIRECLQLFENWICGKWIKTPTQEEEQDTMASFFEKTGFPGIIGCVDGTHVRFKGPGNDVKHLYYNRKGYYSINAMVICDHNMKIICVDGRHPGANHDAFIWEASTADLKLQNDFDRGKRNFWILGDGGYKLKPFLMTPYRNPRDLAETRYNRKHASARNVVERCFGLLKNRFRCIIGSRGLHYSPEKATQIINACCALHNMCITYKCIEEPTDPYINPDITMPNTEESVQEEDDRAICIRRNIAINL, encoded by the exons ATGCTGCTAGACACTTTTCAGGATAAATGGTCACCGATGGTACGTAGCACATATATACGGCCAGATATAAAACTGGCCACTTTTTTGAGGTTTTTGGCTACTGGAAGCTACCAAAGCACAGTAGGCAATGAAATTATTTCATCCGCCTCAAAATCATCCGTTTGCCGTATAATTCGTGAGTGTCTCCAATTGTTTGAAAATTGGATTTGCGGCAAATGGATAAAAACACCTACTCAGGAAGAGGAGCAAGACACCATGGCgtcatttttcgaaaaaacagGATTTCCAGGAATTATAGGATGTGTTGATGGAACCCACGTTCGATTTAAGGGGCCTGGAAATGACGTCAAACATTTGTACTATAATAGAAAAGGGTATTATAGTATTAATGCCATGGTG ATCTGTGACCACAACATGAAAATTATTTGTGTTGATGGCCGTCATCCTGGCGCAAACCATGACGCTTTTATATGGGAAGCAAGCACCGCAGACCTCAAATTGCAAAATGATTTTGATCGGGGAAAGCGGAACTTTTGGATTCTTG GAGATGGAGGCTATAAGCTGAAGCCATTTTTAATGACACCATACAGGAATCCAAGGGATCTGGCCGAAACACGTTACAACAGAAAGCATGCCAGTGCTAGAAATGTTGTTGAACGATGTTTCGGTCTATTAAAAAACAGATTTCGATGCATTATTGGCTCGCGGGGATTGCACTACTCTCCTGAGAAGGCAACCCAAATAATAAACGCATGTTGTGCTTTACACAACATGTGTATAACATACAAATGCATCGAAGAGCCAACGGACCCCTACATAAACCCAGATATAACGATGCCTAATACCGAAGAAAGTGTGCAAGAAGAAGATGACAGAGCAATATGTATaagaagaaatattgcaattaattTATAG